One Acropora palmata chromosome 2, jaAcrPala1.3, whole genome shotgun sequence genomic window, TATTGTACATTAATGCTGATTTGGTACAGAGCCGTCTTTCATCAAGTGTATTCCAATATTGGTCCAACAGTCATTGAAAGCCCATAGTATATTGTACATTAATGCTGATTTGGTACAGAGCCGTCTTTCATCAAGTGTATTCCAATATTGATCCAACAGTCATTGAAAGCCCATAGTATATTGTACATTAATGCTGATTTGGTACAGAGCCGTCTTTCATCAAGTGTATTCCAATATTGATCCAACAGTCATTGAAAGCCCATAGTATATTGTACATTAATGCTGATTTGGTACAGAGCCGTCTTTCATCAAGTGTATTCCAATATTGATCCAACAGTCATTGAAAGCCCATAGACTTTGAATTCGACAATAACATCTCATTAACTGGCAGCTTGCTCGCATTATATGAGCGTACAAGCTTTCTTAGGGTTATTCGACAAAGAGTCATTAATCTTGTCGTGAAGGAACTTGGATTTGGCGCTAcgaattaatttcaattttaaaaccTTCCCGATCGAAGTGTGAAGCATAAATTATTGCACTTTTTTGTAATTATCTCTACTTCTCGTGAAACTTTTGATAAACATTGTAAGCCAGGGAACAGAGTTGCCTCTTGTTCTCCAATATCTAATAGGTGCATGACGATATGGTTTATATTATTTATAGTCTCCAAAAACAGTCGCGCTAAAATCTTCAATCAACTAACTGTTCTTAACTGAAATATCCGCAAAAGTCCTAATGAATTCTAAAACTGTCGGGTCATCCCTACACTGAGAGGAAGTCACGTGACCGCTCCTTTGAAACCATGGCCTTGCTGACGAGGCAGGCTGTTTGACGTCGACTAAACAGAATGCGCATTCCTCAAATTCTTTAACCAACGTATAAAGGCACATACTAATACTTGCCAAAATGAGTCGACGAGTCAGAAAAGCCAGTTTTCACATATTCAACAACTTTTGGCTTTAATTAGTTATTGACCGAGCTCTCTTATTTGCTAGTTGTTCCTAATAACGTGTCTTATCCAAGGCATTAAGTATTTAACATTTGTGTAAATATTTGGTGACGAAATTCGTGAGCATTTCTTACCGTGACTGACAATCCCCCCTAAATAGAATTTTCCTTTAATATAACAAGCTAGAGGTCCGCCGCTATCGCCTTTGCAGGTGTCAAGTATTCTTTTGGTATATACTGTGCAGAGCATGCTGTCAGTCAACCAAAGCACGTTCCTTCTGCATTCATTTGGGCTCAAAATGGCAACGTTCATAGTACGCAATGTTTTGCCTTGTTTTCCTGTAGAGTTGTCATATCCGTACCCAGCAACTGCACAAATCTCTCCGCCCGAAAGATTCAGTGATGTATCTGGTAAGCATATTGGTCTCATGTAATCATTAAATTGTCGAAGCGGAGTCTTGAGTTTTACCAAAGCAATGTTGTAGTCTTTGGTATTTTTCCTGTGCAAAGGGTGCCTAATTACTTTGGCTACCTCGGTTGCCACTTCTTGGCCATCTTCATTTCCACCGTCAAATTCACCCAGGATTGcttcaagtttaaattttggaTTCACTAATACCACAAAACAATGGGCAGCCGTCAAAATCCACTGCCGATCTAATAAGGAACCCCGACAAAATACATTTGATTTTCCAAACTGGTTGGCGTATTTGAAGGCGATATCCCAAGGAAACTTGCCAGGTGTAACTCCTTCATCTCCTGCCGGTCCTTTTTCTTTGGATATTCCACAAGTGATATCTGGTAGTGCTcgttgatttgtaatttctgcAAATGATTATTTAGGAAGTAAATTTCGGTCTACGAGGAACATTAATAGgaactatttttcttttttgtgttgCAAATATTGACTTATGTTTACTTTAAGTGTAAATAAATTCATCTTACACTTAAAGTTTTTT contains:
- the LOC141873500 gene encoding chymotrypsinogen B-like isoform X1; this translates as MGFEHLHPLFVCQCLVFSAGLTFDLFDRDCVTEHNMLRRQHGAQPLIWSEALAEDAQKWAEYLAINDKIQHDTDTLAEKDEGENIAWFVPPQPKCQAGWKPDCVMCREVVQNWYDEAKNYDYQHGTAKHPGLPITHFAQVVWNGSMEIGVGSAISKTFGFIFVARYSPKGAMGAPQIFRKNVFVTGSISNKYAEDTKLIREGSSTDSEITNQRALPDITCGISKEKGPAGDEGVTPGKFPWDIAFKYANQFGKSNVFCRGSLLDRQWILTAAHCFVVLVNPKFKLEAILGEFDGGNEDGQEVATEVAKVIRHPLHRKNTKDYNIALVKLKTPLRQFNDYMRPICLPDTSLNLSGGEICAVAGYGYDNSTGKQGKTLRTMNVAILSPNECRRNVLWLTDSMLCTVYTKRILDTCKGDSGGPLACYIKGKFYLGGIVSHGKKCSRISSPNIYTNVKYLMPWIRHVIRNN
- the LOC141873500 gene encoding chymotrypsinogen B-like isoform X2, whose product is MGFEHLHPLFVCQCLVFSAGLTFDLFDRDCVTEHNMLRRQHGAQPLIWSEALAEDAQKWAEYLAINDKIQHDTDTLAEKDEGENIAWFVPPQPKCQAGWKPDCVMCREVVQNWYDEAKNYDYQHGTAKHPGLPITHFAQVVWNGSMEIGVGSAISKTFGFIFVARYSPKGAMGAPQIFRKNVFVTDKYAEDTKLIREGSSTDSEITNQRALPDITCGISKEKGPAGDEGVTPGKFPWDIAFKYANQFGKSNVFCRGSLLDRQWILTAAHCFVVLVNPKFKLEAILGEFDGGNEDGQEVATEVAKVIRHPLHRKNTKDYNIALVKLKTPLRQFNDYMRPICLPDTSLNLSGGEICAVAGYGYDNSTGKQGKTLRTMNVAILSPNECRRNVLWLTDSMLCTVYTKRILDTCKGDSGGPLACYIKGKFYLGGIVSHGKKCSRISSPNIYTNVKYLMPWIRHVIRNN